Proteins encoded in a region of the Haloglomus salinum genome:
- a CDS encoding DUF7504 family protein, which yields MSQPTTSTDPIAHAVPARLATASGSNVAVVGEPMVGKSGVALDALEAAADAGRDTLLISAARGPGRMPVPDSVSVVDCTPGPESEDAVSVNSPADLTGIGMPVSKVLGDADRPVVAVDSLTSLLLYNETREAFRFFSVLSTQVASANGLGMYLVDDGAHDERTVQTFAQLFDGQVELRSGLGGTEARGRGVETLPAEWLPARS from the coding sequence ATGTCCCAGCCCACGACCTCGACGGACCCCATCGCCCACGCGGTCCCGGCCCGACTGGCGACGGCTTCGGGCAGTAACGTCGCCGTCGTCGGCGAGCCGATGGTCGGAAAGAGCGGTGTCGCCCTCGACGCGCTCGAGGCGGCCGCCGATGCCGGCCGCGACACCCTCCTCATCTCGGCCGCCCGTGGCCCCGGACGGATGCCCGTCCCGGACTCGGTGTCGGTCGTCGACTGCACGCCGGGGCCGGAATCGGAGGACGCCGTGTCCGTGAACTCCCCGGCCGACCTGACGGGCATCGGCATGCCCGTCTCGAAGGTCCTCGGCGACGCGGACCGCCCGGTCGTCGCGGTGGACTCGCTGACCTCGCTCCTCCTCTACAACGAGACACGGGAGGCTTTCCGGTTCTTCTCCGTACTGAGCACACAGGTCGCGAGCGCGAACGGCCTCGGGATGTACCTCGTCGACGACGGCGCCCACGACGAGCGGACGGTCCAGACGTTCGCCCAGCTGTTCGACGGTCAGGTCGAACTCCGAAGCGGTCTCGGCGGCACCGAGGCCCGCGGTCGAGGGGTCGAGACGCTGCCCGCCGAGTGGTTGCCGGCGCGGAGCTGA
- a CDS encoding N-acyl homoserine lactonase family protein, giving the protein MVEMDLYLLDRGTIMSDRNFAIDGTTAATYSNRNPDSDYGEFAVWNLLVDHPEGTILWDTGSHPEAGDGYWPEPLFEAFAHPDAGERDLETALSDVGYALDDIDMVVQSHLHLDHAGGLYAFAGTDVPVYVHQREVEFAYLSAKTPAGANAYLASDFDHDLNWQVVAGERQLVPGFDLLHLPGHTPGLLGARLDTDDHGTVLVAGDEAFLRPNYEDEAPMGQSLTTSNVDWHESLRRLKDIERRTDATVLCGHDPEQAASLRDEWH; this is encoded by the coding sequence ATGGTCGAGATGGACCTCTACCTGCTGGACCGTGGGACGATTATGTCGGACCGCAACTTCGCCATCGACGGGACGACTGCGGCGACCTACTCGAACCGGAACCCAGATTCCGATTACGGCGAGTTCGCGGTGTGGAACCTGCTCGTCGACCACCCGGAGGGGACCATCCTGTGGGACACCGGGTCGCACCCGGAGGCCGGCGACGGCTACTGGCCGGAGCCGCTGTTCGAGGCGTTCGCACACCCCGACGCGGGCGAGCGGGACCTCGAAACGGCCCTCTCGGACGTGGGCTACGCGCTCGACGATATCGACATGGTGGTCCAGAGCCACCTCCACCTCGACCACGCCGGCGGCCTCTACGCGTTCGCCGGCACGGACGTTCCCGTCTACGTCCACCAGCGGGAAGTCGAGTTCGCCTACCTCTCGGCGAAGACGCCGGCCGGGGCGAACGCCTACCTCGCGAGCGATTTCGACCACGACCTGAACTGGCAGGTCGTGGCGGGCGAGCGCCAGCTCGTGCCGGGCTTCGACCTGCTCCACCTCCCAGGCCACACCCCGGGGCTACTCGGCGCACGGCTCGACACCGACGACCACGGCACCGTGCTCGTCGCCGGCGACGAGGCGTTCCTGCGCCCCAACTACGAGGACGAGGCACCGATGGGACAGTCGCTCACGACGAGCAACGTCGACTGGCACGAGTCACTCCGCCGGCTGAAGGATATCGAGCGTCGGACGGATGCGACCGTCCTGTGCGGGCACGACCCCGAGCAGGCCGCGTCGCTCCGCGACGAATGGCACTGA
- a CDS encoding LEA type 2 family protein, whose amino-acid sequence MMDDRAIARVKAVIAALGVLTASVGGAFALGLVGAPSVVDVENRFGDVNDEQTMILTDLVVNNPNPIGVRLGGSTVNYTVYMNDVEIAHGSKAGLDVDSGNTTLPFRTQMRNDRIPPWWVSHIRNDEVTNVTIDATVQTSVLGNRSFDLNQRKQVETDIISAFASDETRPVNGPENPLYANPVLYINRTDAEWGQVDRQQTPIPMEFVVYNPQLKPYTITEVGYDITMNNISMGSGATDEVYVIPGGSTETLRTTPAIDNGNLDEWWVSHLQNDQETTLRIDFYAKVELPTGNEIRVPLDRMTYVQEFETDIFGTKNESDGTTGPTPTPTSAADDGGPGGGDSTPSPTEATDGLVGDETPTSAPDETPATTPTEPQGPAATPTDDGGLIGAVMRVVPSST is encoded by the coding sequence ATGATGGACGACCGTGCCATAGCACGGGTGAAGGCCGTCATCGCCGCGCTGGGCGTGTTGACGGCCAGCGTCGGTGGGGCCTTCGCCCTGGGTCTGGTGGGTGCGCCGTCGGTCGTCGACGTGGAGAACCGGTTCGGCGACGTGAACGACGAGCAGACGATGATCCTGACTGACCTGGTGGTGAACAACCCCAACCCCATCGGGGTCCGACTGGGCGGCTCGACGGTCAACTACACCGTCTACATGAACGACGTCGAGATTGCCCACGGGTCGAAGGCGGGACTCGACGTGGACTCGGGCAACACCACGCTCCCGTTCCGCACCCAGATGCGCAACGACCGTATCCCGCCGTGGTGGGTCTCGCACATCCGCAACGACGAGGTGACCAACGTCACCATCGACGCGACGGTGCAGACCTCGGTGCTGGGCAACCGCTCGTTCGACCTGAACCAGCGCAAGCAGGTCGAGACGGATATCATCAGCGCGTTCGCCTCGGATGAGACGCGACCGGTGAACGGCCCGGAGAACCCGCTCTACGCCAATCCGGTCCTCTACATCAACCGGACGGACGCCGAGTGGGGGCAGGTCGACCGCCAGCAGACGCCGATTCCGATGGAGTTCGTCGTCTACAACCCGCAGCTGAAGCCCTACACCATCACCGAGGTCGGCTACGACATCACGATGAACAACATCTCGATGGGGTCGGGGGCGACCGACGAGGTCTACGTCATCCCGGGGGGGAGCACCGAGACGCTCCGCACCACCCCGGCCATCGACAACGGGAACCTCGACGAGTGGTGGGTCTCGCACCTCCAGAACGACCAGGAGACGACGCTTCGCATCGACTTCTACGCGAAGGTCGAACTCCCGACCGGGAACGAGATCCGCGTCCCGCTCGACCGGATGACCTACGTCCAGGAGTTCGAGACGGACATCTTCGGTACGAAGAACGAGTCCGACGGCACTACCGGGCCGACCCCGACGCCCACATCGGCGGCGGATGACGGGGGGCCGGGCGGCGGTGATAGCACCCCCTCGCCGACCGAAGCGACCGACGGACTGGTCGGCGACGAGACTCCGACGAGCGCCCCCGACGAGACCCCTGCCACGACACCGACGGAGCCACAGGGCCCCGCCGCCACCCCGACCGACGACGGCGGCCTCATCGGGGCCGTGATGCGAGTGGTTCCCAGCAGCACGTGA